Proteins encoded together in one Cyanobium sp. WAJ14-Wanaka window:
- a CDS encoding acetyl-CoA carboxylase carboxyltransferase subunit alpha, producing the protein MARRALLDFEKPLVELEEQIEQIRQLARDSEVDVSQQLLQLETLATRRRSEIFEALTPAQKIQVARHPQRPNTLDYIQVITDEWVELHGDRRGSDDQALVGGVGRIGDQGVVLLGHQKGRDTKENVARNFGMASPGGYRKAMRLMEHADRFRLPILSFIDTPGAYAGVLAEEQGQGEAIAVNLREMFRLRVPVLATVIGEGGSGGALGIGVADRLLMFEHSVYTVASPEACASILWRDAAKAPIAAEALKITGPDLLQLGIVDQVLPEPCGGNHWSPLQAAETLKAALLEQLNQLQSLSEAELLEQRYAKFRRMGRFLENGVPAPSLST; encoded by the coding sequence ATGGCCCGCCGCGCTCTGTTGGACTTTGAAAAGCCCCTGGTGGAGTTGGAGGAGCAAATCGAGCAAATCCGCCAGCTGGCCCGCGATTCAGAAGTGGACGTGAGCCAGCAGCTACTCCAGCTCGAAACCCTTGCCACCCGCCGTCGCAGCGAAATTTTTGAGGCCCTAACCCCTGCCCAAAAGATCCAGGTGGCCCGCCATCCCCAGAGGCCCAACACCCTGGATTACATCCAGGTGATCACCGATGAATGGGTGGAGCTCCATGGGGATCGCCGCGGCAGCGACGACCAGGCCCTCGTTGGTGGCGTGGGCAGGATCGGCGACCAGGGAGTGGTCCTCCTGGGCCACCAGAAGGGGCGAGACACCAAGGAAAACGTGGCCCGCAATTTCGGCATGGCCTCGCCAGGGGGCTACCGCAAGGCGATGCGCCTGATGGAGCATGCCGATCGCTTTCGTCTGCCGATCCTCAGTTTCATTGACACCCCTGGCGCCTACGCAGGAGTGCTGGCGGAGGAGCAGGGCCAGGGCGAAGCGATTGCGGTCAACCTGCGGGAGATGTTTCGGCTGCGGGTACCCGTGCTCGCCACGGTGATTGGGGAGGGGGGCTCGGGGGGGGCCCTTGGTATCGGCGTAGCCGACCGACTGCTGATGTTTGAGCACAGCGTTTACACCGTTGCCAGCCCGGAAGCCTGTGCGTCGATCCTCTGGCGCGATGCCGCCAAGGCACCAATTGCCGCAGAAGCCCTCAAGATCACCGGCCCTGACCTACTCCAACTGGGCATCGTTGACCAGGTGCTTCCCGAACCCTGCGGGGGCAACCATTGGTCGCCCCTGCAGGCAGCCGAAACCCTGAAGGCAGCCCTGCTTGAGCAGCTCAACCAGCTCCAAAGCCTGAGTGAAGCGGAATTGCTGGAACAGCGCTATGCCAAGTTTCGACGCATGGGCCGCTTCCTGGAAAACGGCGTCCCAGCTCCTTCGCTGAGCACCTAA
- a CDS encoding long-chain acyl-[acyl-carrier-protein] reductase, whose amino-acid sequence MFGLIGHSTSFEQARSKAAGLGFPEFADGDLDMWCSAPPQLIERVSLTSRTGKTIEGAYIDSCFVPEMLSRFKTARRKVLNAMELAQKSGINITALGGFTSIIFENFNLLKEQQIRATTLEWERFTTGNTHTAWVICRQVEANAPALGIDLKQAKVAVVGATGDIGSAVCRWLSQRTGVKELLLVARQQQPLLDLQTELGSARILSLEEALPEADVVVWVASLPQTLTIDSANLKSPCLMIDGGYPKNLDRKASGAGIHVLKGGIVEFWSEIGWQMMEAAEMAKPQQQMFACFAEAILLEFEDIHTNFSWGRNNISLEKMDLIGAASLRHGFQALGLEDQAAVPARQDALAPA is encoded by the coding sequence ATGTTTGGGCTGATCGGTCACTCCACCAGTTTTGAGCAGGCCCGCAGCAAGGCGGCAGGCCTGGGCTTCCCCGAATTTGCGGATGGGGATTTGGATATGTGGTGTAGTGCCCCGCCCCAGCTAATAGAGCGGGTCTCCCTGACCAGCCGCACCGGCAAAACGATCGAGGGTGCCTACATCGACTCCTGCTTTGTGCCGGAGATGCTCAGCCGCTTCAAAACCGCTCGGCGCAAGGTGCTCAACGCCATGGAGCTGGCCCAGAAATCAGGCATCAACATCACCGCCCTGGGGGGATTCACCTCGATCATTTTCGAGAACTTCAACCTGCTCAAGGAGCAACAGATCCGCGCCACAACCCTGGAATGGGAGCGCTTCACCACCGGCAATACCCACACCGCCTGGGTGATTTGCCGCCAGGTTGAGGCCAATGCCCCTGCCCTCGGTATAGACCTCAAGCAAGCGAAAGTGGCCGTAGTAGGGGCCACCGGAGACATCGGCAGTGCCGTTTGCCGCTGGCTCAGTCAACGCACCGGCGTCAAGGAACTGCTTTTGGTGGCTCGCCAGCAGCAGCCCCTGCTGGATCTGCAAACAGAATTGGGTAGTGCGCGGATCCTCAGCCTCGAGGAGGCCCTGCCCGAAGCGGATGTGGTGGTCTGGGTGGCCAGCCTGCCCCAAACCCTGACCATCGATTCAGCCAACCTCAAATCACCCTGCCTAATGATTGACGGGGGCTATCCCAAAAACCTCGACCGCAAGGCCAGCGGTGCTGGCATCCATGTGCTGAAGGGAGGGATTGTCGAATTCTGGAGCGAGATTGGCTGGCAGATGATGGAGGCAGCCGAGATGGCGAAACCCCAGCAGCAGATGTTTGCTTGCTTCGCTGAGGCAATCCTGCTGGAATTCGAAGATATCCACACCAATTTCAGCTGGGGGCGCAACAACATCAGCCTCGAAAAAATGGACCTAATTGGCGCCGCCTCGCTCCGCCATGGCTTCCAGGCCCTGGGCCTCGAAGACCAGGCTGCTGTCCCTGCCCGCCAAGACGCTCTGGCCCCAGCGTGA
- a CDS encoding SDR family oxidoreductase, protein MPVALITGASRGIGAAAAAGFAKAGYDLLLLSRPGPDGLPSPELEAVANALRTQGRRVETAGIDLADAGSTEAAMAELLQRGLLPNVVINNAGAAYTGPLAAMDLARWQWLLQLNLTAIFQVCQAVIPGMRQAGAGLIINVSSHAAHNTFPDWGAYGASKAALVSFSRCLAAEERAHGIRVCTLTLGAVNTPLWDSETVNSSFDRRAMLDPGQVTEALLVLAQQPSNQVIEDLTLMPAVGAL, encoded by the coding sequence GTGCCTGTTGCCCTGATCACCGGCGCCTCCCGCGGCATTGGCGCAGCGGCGGCGGCGGGCTTTGCCAAAGCTGGCTACGACCTACTGCTGCTCTCCCGGCCCGGCCCCGATGGCCTGCCCAGCCCAGAGCTCGAGGCCGTGGCAAATGCCCTGCGCACCCAGGGCAGGAGAGTGGAAACCGCAGGCATTGACCTGGCCGATGCAGGCAGCACGGAAGCAGCGATGGCCGAACTGCTCCAGCGCGGCCTCCTGCCCAACGTGGTTATCAATAACGCCGGCGCCGCCTACACCGGCCCCCTTGCGGCCATGGATCTGGCCCGCTGGCAGTGGCTACTGCAGCTAAACCTGACCGCCATTTTTCAGGTCTGCCAGGCCGTCATTCCCGGCATGCGCCAGGCCGGTGCAGGCCTGATCATCAACGTGAGTAGCCACGCAGCCCACAACACCTTTCCCGACTGGGGTGCCTACGGCGCCAGCAAAGCCGCACTGGTGTCCTTCAGTCGCTGCTTGGCCGCCGAGGAACGGGCCCATGGGATCAGGGTCTGCACCCTCACCCTGGGGGCGGTAAATACGCCCCTTTGGGACAGTGAAACGGTCAACAGTTCGTTTGATCGCCGTGCCATGCTTGATCCTGGTCAGGTGACTGAGGCCCTGCTTGTTCTGGCCCAACAGCCCTCCAACCAGGTCATCGAAGACCTCACACTTATGCCGGCTGTCGGCGCTCTCTAG
- the folE gene encoding GTP cyclohydrolase I, with amino-acid sequence MTSTLPSSLPARATAPEMGPGPVSLRIRERLDAAQVPYLANDNIADHLEDGELDQLEIEVAGKVRELLRSLVIDIDNDHNTEETAERVARMYLHEVFKGRYHEQPKIASFPNVKKLDEIYTVGPITVRSACSHHLVPILGNCWIGIKPGDQVIGLSKFSRVADWVFSRPHIQEEAVIILADEIERLCKPQGLAILVKAQHYCMKWRGVKEPQTSMVNSVVRGDFRHDPSLKAEFFELVKQQESVLY; translated from the coding sequence ATGACGTCCACCCTGCCTTCCAGCCTCCCCGCCCGGGCAACTGCTCCCGAGATGGGGCCAGGCCCGGTGAGCTTGCGCATCCGCGAGCGCCTAGATGCCGCCCAGGTGCCCTACCTGGCCAACGACAACATTGCCGACCATCTAGAGGATGGTGAGCTCGACCAGCTCGAAATCGAAGTGGCTGGCAAGGTGCGGGAGCTGCTCCGCAGCCTGGTGATCGATATTGACAACGACCACAACACCGAAGAAACGGCCGAGCGGGTAGCTCGGATGTATTTGCACGAGGTTTTCAAGGGGCGTTATCACGAGCAGCCCAAGATCGCCAGCTTCCCCAATGTCAAGAAGCTCGACGAGATCTATACGGTTGGCCCGATCACCGTCAGGTCTGCCTGCTCCCACCACCTGGTGCCAATTCTGGGCAACTGCTGGATTGGCATCAAACCCGGTGACCAGGTAATTGGCCTTTCCAAGTTCTCCCGGGTGGCCGACTGGGTGTTTTCCCGCCCCCACATCCAGGAAGAGGCGGTAATCATCCTGGCCGATGAAATCGAACGTCTCTGCAAGCCCCAGGGCCTGGCGATCCTGGTCAAAGCCCAGCATTACTGCATGAAGTGGCGCGGCGTCAAAGAGCCCCAAACCTCGATGGTCAATTCAGTAGTTCGGGGTGATTTCCGCCACGATCCCAGCCTGAAGGCCGAATTCTTTGAATTGGTCAAACAGCAGGAATCTGTTCTGTACTGA